In one Sporomusa sphaeroides DSM 2875 genomic region, the following are encoded:
- a CDS encoding type I CRISPR-associated protein Cas7, producing MNMTNRVYGVVAIRSIMANWNADFSARPKTISNGTIFGSDKAFKYPIKRMWQAAGEKVLAIKSYKIEAKNNGEEAGKLQPRDLQERYEQIFNTVINEKTPSREVLKNLFSAIDVMNFGVTFAEKKQNISITGAVQIGQGFNKYEDTQIESQDILSPYRNSSDKKESATASTLGSKIVTDEAHYFYAFAINPGNYLEYLDLGIDGFTGYTREAFDKFKKGCLMAATAFHTNSKSGSENEFALFVHCAESSELYLPNLDRYVDFSKQNGRNTITLTKLAELLKGHEQAIDRVEVYYNPLDTDVELGGLACTTYDLCGRVIAGNR from the coding sequence ATGAACATGACTAACCGCGTCTATGGTGTTGTCGCCATCCGCAGCATTATGGCCAACTGGAATGCCGACTTCAGCGCCAGGCCGAAAACTATTTCTAATGGCACTATTTTTGGCAGTGACAAAGCCTTTAAGTACCCGATTAAAAGAATGTGGCAGGCCGCCGGGGAAAAGGTGCTGGCCATCAAGTCATACAAAATTGAGGCAAAAAATAATGGAGAAGAAGCAGGCAAACTGCAGCCGCGGGATTTGCAGGAGCGTTATGAGCAAATCTTCAATACGGTTATTAATGAGAAGACCCCTTCCCGCGAGGTGTTGAAAAATCTGTTTTCCGCCATTGATGTTATGAATTTCGGTGTTACTTTTGCCGAGAAAAAACAGAATATCAGCATTACCGGGGCAGTACAAATCGGTCAGGGTTTTAACAAATATGAGGACACGCAGATCGAAAGCCAGGACATCCTCTCGCCGTATCGCAATTCCAGTGACAAGAAAGAGTCGGCTACGGCTTCAACCTTAGGCAGCAAAATTGTAACCGATGAGGCTCATTATTTTTATGCCTTTGCCATCAATCCGGGCAACTATCTGGAATATCTGGATTTAGGCATTGATGGGTTTACTGGTTATACCCGGGAGGCTTTTGACAAATTCAAAAAAGGCTGCCTGATGGCAGCGACAGCCTTTCATACCAATAGTAAGAGCGGCAGCGAAAATGAGTTTGCCCTGTTTGTACATTGTGCAGAAAGCAGCGAATTGTATTTGCCTAATTTGGACAGGTATGTTGATTTCAGCAAGCAAAATGGTCGCAATACCATTACGCTGACAAAGCTGGCAGAGCTGCTTAAGGGGCATGAGCAAGCCATTGACAGGGTGGAAGTATATTATAATCCTCTGGACACCGATGTGGAATTAGGCGGCCTGGCTTGTACAACCTACGATTTATGTGGCCGGGTTATCGCCGGTAATCGCTGA